From the genome of Psychroserpens ponticola, one region includes:
- a CDS encoding ABC transporter ATP-binding protein, with the protein MSDVILKAENISKQYRLGIVGTGTVSHDLNRWWNKIRGKEDPYLKIGESNDRSVKGNSNYVWALNDINFEVKKGEVLGIIGKNGAGKSTLLKILSRVTSPTTGEIKTKGRIASLLEVGTGFHPELTGKENIYLNGAILGMTKKEVTAKIDEIVAFSGCERYVNTPVKRYSSGMRVRLAFAVAAHLEPDILVIDEVLAVGDAEFQKKAIGKMQDISKGEGRTVLFVSHDMAAIQSLCYRLIVLKDGCVSYSGDVDKGIEFYLNNTDIIGLDYRNDNCKLGIHSVDFFDANQEKIKLVSVGQKILMHVKYQNPDCRNLSISIGFFDMFSNFKFSCRSDIINKSYDESQGEAILEIDKWPLSAGKYFYNLAVHDKSSMIENIKEAGVLYVEKGDFYGTGKLPGHSKAFYIDYKWM; encoded by the coding sequence ATGTCTGATGTTATTCTTAAAGCAGAAAATATAAGCAAACAATATCGATTAGGTATTGTTGGTACAGGTACGGTTAGTCATGATTTAAATCGTTGGTGGAATAAAATTCGAGGTAAAGAAGACCCTTATTTAAAAATTGGTGAATCAAATGATAGAAGTGTAAAAGGAAATAGCAATTATGTTTGGGCTTTAAATGATATTAATTTTGAAGTCAAAAAAGGGGAAGTTCTTGGCATAATTGGAAAAAATGGAGCAGGAAAGTCTACCTTACTAAAAATCCTGTCACGTGTTACAAGTCCTACCACTGGAGAAATAAAAACTAAAGGAAGAATTGCTAGTTTATTAGAAGTAGGTACAGGGTTTCATCCAGAACTTACAGGTAAAGAAAACATTTATCTCAATGGTGCTATTCTCGGAATGACCAAAAAAGAAGTAACAGCAAAAATTGATGAAATTGTCGCGTTTTCAGGTTGTGAACGTTATGTGAATACACCTGTAAAAAGGTATTCTTCTGGAATGCGTGTGCGATTAGCGTTTGCTGTTGCTGCGCATTTAGAACCAGATATTTTAGTTATCGATGAGGTTCTTGCGGTTGGAGATGCAGAGTTTCAAAAAAAGGCTATCGGGAAGATGCAAGATATCTCAAAAGGTGAAGGACGAACTGTGTTGTTTGTAAGCCATGATATGGCAGCAATTCAAAGCCTTTGTTACAGATTGATTGTGCTAAAAGATGGTTGTGTGTCTTATTCAGGTGATGTAGATAAAGGCATAGAATTTTATTTAAATAATACAGATATTATTGGTCTAGATTATAGAAATGACAATTGTAAACTTGGCATTCATTCTGTAGATTTCTTTGATGCTAACCAAGAAAAAATTAAATTAGTTTCTGTAGGGCAAAAAATTTTAATGCATGTTAAATATCAAAATCCAGATTGTAGAAACTTATCTATTAGTATTGGGTTTTTTGATATGTTTTCTAATTTTAAGTTCTCTTGTAGAAGCGATATTATTAACAAATCGTATGACGAATCTCAAGGAGAAGCTATTTTAGAAATTGATAAATGGCCTTTAAGCGCAGGTAAATATTTTTATAACTTAGCTGTTCATGATAAGTCGTCAATGATTGAAAACATTAAAGAAGCAGGAGTTTTATATGTTGAAAAGGGTGATTTTTATGGTACAGGAAAATTACCAGGACATAGCAAAGCATTTTATATAGATTATAAATGGATGTAA
- a CDS encoding sulfotransferase yields the protein MNKLLKSIAKRYADRLFHYYQKKETTKKELQKNELIGRISSVGYNLRLNGESHIFSKPSKVIIGNNVHIGNNFFAKSEGGLVIGNNTHISRNVTIYTENHNYTGKALPYDNTTNYKPVIIKENVWIGMNVSIVPGVEIGEGAIIGIGSVVNRNIEPFEIVGSPKINTLKLRDIEHYKSLNDNKHYGGVNGKRLEEIELNQFLKSYETNRNKDILFILGTGRSGTVSITDLFNQHPNCKAFHEDIHQLIRISTDLAHKGDIDKSYKEINEILKVKVWNASENQLIVHSDQRFWNLIPFLSNYFPNSKFIHVVREPISCIKSMVIREWYADDEYPDLFYHDWAKYRIQGDQIGDVSSENWTKMTHLQKCTWYYYFINKTITAELSKLPQERTLKVELENISEKMHSILEFCNLTKVDLNFNKKNSQRQTDYIKLAADNLDEIEESVANETKKYL from the coding sequence ATGAACAAACTATTAAAAAGTATTGCAAAACGTTATGCTGACAGATTGTTTCACTACTACCAGAAAAAAGAAACAACTAAAAAGGAACTGCAAAAGAATGAATTAATTGGCAGAATTAGTAGCGTAGGTTATAACCTTAGACTAAATGGAGAAAGCCATATATTCTCTAAACCTTCCAAAGTGATTATTGGAAATAATGTTCATATCGGAAATAATTTTTTTGCTAAATCTGAAGGTGGTCTTGTAATTGGAAATAATACACACATTTCTAGAAATGTTACTATTTACACAGAAAATCATAATTATACAGGAAAAGCACTTCCATATGATAATACTACTAATTACAAACCTGTAATAATTAAAGAAAATGTTTGGATTGGTATGAATGTTTCTATAGTACCTGGAGTTGAAATTGGTGAAGGTGCAATCATTGGTATAGGTTCCGTTGTAAATAGAAATATAGAGCCTTTTGAAATCGTCGGAAGCCCTAAAATCAACACCTTAAAACTTCGAGATATTGAGCATTATAAAAGCCTTAATGATAATAAACATTATGGAGGAGTTAATGGAAAACGTTTAGAAGAAATCGAATTAAATCAGTTTTTGAAATCTTATGAAACCAATCGAAATAAAGATATTCTTTTCATACTTGGAACTGGTAGAAGCGGAACCGTATCTATAACCGATTTATTTAATCAGCATCCAAATTGTAAAGCATTTCATGAAGATATACATCAGTTAATTAGAATTAGTACTGATTTAGCGCATAAAGGAGATATAGATAAATCTTATAAAGAAATAAATGAGATCTTAAAAGTTAAGGTATGGAATGCTTCTGAAAATCAGCTCATTGTGCATTCAGACCAAAGGTTTTGGAATTTGATTCCTTTTCTTTCAAATTACTTTCCAAATTCTAAATTTATACATGTAGTACGCGAACCAATTAGCTGTATTAAATCTATGGTTATTAGAGAATGGTATGCAGATGATGAATATCCTGACCTATTTTATCATGATTGGGCAAAATATAGAATTCAAGGAGATCAAATTGGTGATGTTAGCTCAGAAAATTGGACTAAAATGACACATTTACAAAAATGTACTTGGTACTACTACTTTATTAATAAAACCATTACAGCAGAACTTTCAAAATTGCCACAAGAGAGGACTTTAAAAGTTGAATTGGAAAATATCTCCGAAAAAATGCACTCCATTTTAGAATTTTGTAATTTAACTAAAGTTGACTTAAATTTTAATAAAAAGAATAGTCAAAGACAGACCGATTATATAAAATTAGCAGCAGATAATTTAGATGAAATTGAAGAAAGTGTAGCTAATGAAACTAAAAAGTATTTATAA
- a CDS encoding glycosyltransferase family 2 protein produces MITDLVSIVIPTYNRANLISETLDSILSQTHTHWECLVIDDGSTDNTAEVLAQYCIKDNRFKYLKRPAESPKGGNAARNYGFECSKGDFIQWFDDDDIMAENYLSARIALFTKKRKIVICSGFSTDENLNITREVKLKTDVNLYKEYALWKFEIYTPSVLFRKSFLKESPFNETIIRGQETEFFTRIFYGLNPEEYSIINKPLFYYRSHSKSKTEQSQTYNKRHKEDLLHISKLNFERALKLKDLDLIYFYYKLLLKQFFRSVDNDHNSNAKQVISFLNRTLNERNRILKFKLILFSKIYLSLKKGTILKKHLRSHKILT; encoded by the coding sequence ATGATTACTGATTTGGTATCTATAGTTATACCAACTTACAACAGAGCCAATCTCATTAGTGAAACTCTAGATAGTATTTTGTCTCAAACACATACCCATTGGGAGTGTTTGGTAATTGATGATGGAAGTACAGATAATACCGCAGAAGTTTTAGCCCAATATTGTATTAAAGATAATAGGTTTAAGTACCTCAAAAGACCTGCAGAAAGCCCTAAAGGAGGAAATGCAGCACGTAACTACGGATTTGAATGTAGTAAAGGCGATTTCATACAATGGTTTGATGATGATGATATCATGGCCGAAAATTATCTTTCAGCACGTATAGCTTTATTTACAAAAAAAAGGAAAATAGTCATTTGTAGCGGATTTAGTACAGATGAAAATTTAAATATAACACGTGAAGTTAAATTAAAAACTGATGTTAATTTATATAAAGAATATGCATTATGGAAATTTGAAATTTATACGCCTTCAGTTTTGTTTAGAAAATCATTTTTAAAAGAAAGTCCATTTAATGAAACAATAATTAGAGGGCAAGAGACTGAGTTTTTTACACGCATTTTCTATGGCTTGAATCCAGAAGAGTATTCAATTATCAATAAGCCTTTATTCTATTATAGAAGCCATTCTAAATCGAAGACAGAACAAAGTCAAACCTATAATAAACGTCATAAAGAAGACTTGTTACATATCAGCAAACTAAATTTTGAAAGGGCCTTGAAGCTAAAAGATTTAGATCTCATCTATTTTTATTATAAGTTACTTTTAAAACAATTTTTTAGAAGTGTAGACAATGACCATAACAGTAATGCAAAACAGGTTATAAGCTTTTTAAATAGAACATTAAATGAAAGAAATAGAATTCTTAAATTTAAATTGATCCTATTTAGCAAGATTTATCTCAGTCTTAAAAAAGGAACTATTTTAAAAAAGCATTTGCGAAGCCATAAGATTTTAACTTAG
- a CDS encoding MBOAT family O-acyltransferase → MLFNSFDFALYLPIVFILYWFVFNKQLKTQNAFLVIASYVFYGWWDWRFLSLILFSTLVDFSIGLYLSKAKKVKTRKLLLWTSIIVNLGLLGFFKYFNFFIDNLSQSFHFFGQDMTFTGLEIILPVGISFYTFQTLSYTIDVYKGKLEPTKDFLSFAAFVSFFPQLVAGPIERAKHLLPQFYKNRKFDYAKAVDGMRQILWGLFKKIAIADSCAVFANDIFNNYETYNGSTLFIGALFFTLQIYGDFSGYSDIAIGTSRLFGFDLKRNFAYPYFSRDIAEFWRRWHISLSTWFRDYLYIPLGGSRGGTFQKVRNTFIIFIVSGFWHGANWTFIIWGFLNALYFLPLLLRNKNRVYTGNIAEGKLFPSFKEFRGMLITFALTLIAWVFFRAENINHAFAYLDGMFSASLFSLPEIRPKDVFVLIFVFFCVEWFGRDKKYALEYLNFNKYLRWLLYVIIIVLVYLFGSNSENVEFIYFQF, encoded by the coding sequence ATGCTGTTTAACTCTTTTGATTTTGCTTTGTATTTGCCAATCGTTTTTATTCTCTATTGGTTTGTTTTTAATAAGCAACTTAAAACTCAAAATGCATTTCTTGTAATTGCCAGTTACGTGTTCTATGGATGGTGGGATTGGCGTTTTTTATCACTTATTTTATTTAGTACACTTGTCGATTTTTCAATTGGTCTTTACTTGTCTAAAGCTAAAAAAGTTAAGACAAGGAAGTTATTATTATGGACTAGCATCATTGTTAATTTAGGGCTTTTAGGGTTTTTTAAATATTTCAATTTTTTTATAGATAACCTTTCTCAGTCATTTCATTTTTTTGGTCAGGATATGACGTTTACAGGTTTAGAAATTATTTTGCCTGTCGGAATTAGTTTTTATACATTTCAAACTTTAAGTTATACTATTGATGTTTATAAGGGCAAACTTGAGCCAACAAAAGATTTCCTGTCCTTTGCAGCTTTCGTTAGTTTTTTTCCTCAACTCGTTGCTGGACCAATAGAACGTGCAAAACATTTATTGCCTCAATTTTATAAGAATAGAAAATTTGATTATGCAAAAGCTGTTGACGGAATGCGTCAAATACTTTGGGGTTTATTTAAAAAAATAGCCATTGCAGATAGTTGTGCGGTTTTTGCAAACGACATATTTAATAATTACGAAACTTACAATGGTAGTACGTTATTTATAGGTGCATTATTTTTTACTTTACAAATTTATGGTGACTTTTCAGGCTATTCGGATATCGCTATAGGAACTTCACGATTATTTGGTTTCGACTTGAAACGTAATTTTGCTTATCCGTACTTTTCACGAGATATAGCAGAGTTTTGGCGTCGTTGGCACATTTCATTATCAACATGGTTTCGAGATTACTTATATATTCCATTAGGCGGAAGTCGAGGTGGCACATTTCAAAAAGTTAGAAATACATTTATAATTTTTATTGTTAGCGGATTTTGGCATGGTGCAAATTGGACATTCATAATTTGGGGTTTCCTAAATGCGTTGTATTTTCTTCCTTTATTATTGCGAAATAAAAATAGAGTTTACACAGGTAATATTGCTGAAGGAAAACTATTTCCAAGTTTTAAAGAATTTAGAGGTATGCTCATTACCTTTGCGTTAACACTTATAGCTTGGGTGTTTTTTAGAGCAGAAAATATTAATCATGCCTTTGCGTATTTAGATGGTATGTTTTCTGCAAGCCTTTTTTCACTGCCAGAAATTAGACCAAAAGATGTATTTGTATTGATTTTTGTTTTCTTTTGCGTCGAATGGTTTGGTAGAGATAAAAAATATGCCCTTGAATATTTAAATTTTAATAAGTATTTAAGATGGCTTTTATATGTTATAATTATAGTTTTAGTTTATTTATTTGGAAGTAATTCTGAAAATGTAGAATTTATTTATTTTCAGTTTTAG